One window of Streptomyces sp. NBC_00273 genomic DNA carries:
- a CDS encoding ferredoxin, with product MRLVVDLNRCQGYAQCAFLAPDVFAMHGDESLLYNPEADPAQREDVMRAVAACPVQAILLEITDEDMANMVAPDAVAGAGSPSGGAR from the coding sequence ATGAGGCTTGTCGTCGACCTCAACCGCTGCCAGGGATACGCCCAGTGCGCATTCCTCGCTCCCGATGTCTTCGCCATGCACGGCGACGAGTCACTGCTCTACAACCCGGAGGCGGATCCGGCGCAGCGCGAGGACGTCATGCGTGCCGTGGCCGCCTGCCCGGTCCAGGCCATCCTTCTGGAGATCACGGACGAGGACATGGCGAACATGGTGGCCCCGGACGCCGTGGCCGGCGCCGGATCTCCTTCCGGAGGCGCGCGGTGA